One Lucilia cuprina isolate Lc7/37 chromosome 4, ASM2204524v1, whole genome shotgun sequence DNA segment encodes these proteins:
- the LOC111683861 gene encoding trithorax group protein osa isoform X5 — protein sequence MNKVLPWEHFENLYKELIGQNSNDSSSGGGHSGLGSGPPGTPNPQQVIRPTPSPTGSSGSRSMSPAVAQNHPISRPSSNQSSSGPMQQPGGGPPGPPSQQTSQQQQSQQGPGVPNSSSSASNSPQQQQQQQGPPSGASGGPPSSQQQPPPPPNQNVNNLPSQPLPPQGPGGGPGGYPLPPHMHGSYKLGGQSPGPQGMLSGYPPPPPQQAQQYSQGSYPPRPQYPPGGYAPTPPPSSQASGANSMPPGSGPQQYPGGRPMPNHSGPGQYPPYQNWVPPSPQQGGPGGPPPGGPGGPGAAAMGNHVQGKGTPPPPQGSGSPRPLNYLKQHLQHKGGYPGGPGGPPQGYGNGPGMHPGMPMGPPHHMGPPHGPTTMGPPPSTPPQSMMVGAGGETSSSGAGGPPPPPDHISQDNGLSSSSSSSAPGGPQHPVTSVVTTGPDGAPMDEASQQSTISNASAASAEDPQCTTPKSRKNDPYGQSHLAPPSTSPGGIGAGPHPGHPGEDYEMNSPPNWARTPASPGFNSHVPQQDTFRTTATPVTTVVSASAKKSDSLCKLYEMDDNPDRRGWLDKLRAFMDERRTPITACPTISKQPLDLYRLYLYVKERGGFVEVCKVTKSKTWKDIAGLLGIGASSSAAYTLRKHYTKNLLAFECHFDRGDIDPLPIIQQVEAGTKKKSTKAASVPSPAVVNIIAGSSNSQDSFPAPGGAANTSMDGYPQYPGSYPGGPGPQPDYGAAGQMPRPPSQSNAQSPHPGSPYPGQPGAYGQYGSGDQYNATGPPAQFGQQQGQFPPQNRNMYPPYGPEGEAPPSGSNQYGPYGNRPYSQPPPGGSQTPTPPGAPTAAGGPPQGGPPAPGSSPYPPPGAPGQQEYYRPPDQGPQPRRHPDFVKDSQPYPGYNARPQLYGGWQGGSNQYRNQYPSSPSPQAWGGAPPRTSAPPTGPLGPPGQQQPPSAGAAQWDQHRYPPQQQQQPPPPQQQQQQQQQQQQQQQQQPQPPYQQQQQQQGQQQPTPPQWAQMGGAGTGAPGAPPSGAPGSPLRPPSAGQQQRMPTSGGPGVNMNMGVGPGVGPQAGPPGAPPNTNNASSGSVQMPPGSMGKPPFSMPPPPQAGGGSNVAVPPGNNQGPAGTGIMPPGVMGTQQKPMGVVGGPGVVSGNVPPQPQQPQQPPQAFAPPIGPAAQLIKKEIVFPPDSVEATTPVLYKRKRLNKADVCPVDPWRLFMAMRSGLLTECTWALDVLNVLLFDDSTVQYFGLSHLPGLLTLLLEHFQRNLADMFNEEENNEQKQLASSVKNAKKINSKRSILHSSMRKRASEVVTIKQEDDLHKHSSRLHDNTACDYDMENERLFAEDEHHMLDDSDEDEGIDLGQVKNQANPDERVILLAHTPNYTMMSRKGLPVRLQPAEQDIFITDGLKSWDIEFSGNYEETAPVGSNAWTYGFTDPDINAGIIDVFKSEFVDIPFARYIKGSQRNGINSCKTKTKDSMVKQVKAEEQEKEQESKQPKLEQSDKVLEAAPADEEEDEAEARQQQNTFNKKRRLFHNSVLNANPNTSHNSTNSETAAGDTQALEPSEAKKTKLDEQDKTVEIKREEDSEMTAATAPSDSDCREVDMELETIQTTKDTATSKQQKFDPKSTIRDPALVLQRRRSSSSLEDECNTRDESSLYLVNESQDSMARRCICISNIFRNLSFVPGNETILAKSSRFLAVLGRLLLLNHEHLPRTPKNRNYDRGTEEDTDFSDSCSSLQGEREWWWEYLISIRENMLVIMANIAGHLDLSRYEELIARPLIDGLLHWAVCPSAHGQDPFPSCGPASSLSPQRLALEALCKLCVTDNNVDLVIATPPHSRLEKLCAVLTRHLCRNEDQVLREFSVNLLHYLAAADSAMARTVALQSPCISYLVAFIEQAEQTALGVANQHGINYLRENPDSMGTSLDMLRRAAGTLLHLAKHPDNRSLFMQQEQRLLGLVMSHILDQQVALIISRVLFQVSRGPGTSANSLEYRLQQKQLQQKMQETAANEKKSQGLGLNSSSTSATATMTMSMSNSLLASKESNNTATELKIESVKSEAHETTSMSSNDAANNVGSAESGGGVTATETAVANVSKPSSSSMIMSADENSNSSSQITPSAAFNDVSNSSTNSNSCGTAASSHSSLSQNSMNSSMGGCSNNSSSNNAAALHHLQANNSSSSMTTSAAMAAAVTPPTTAEHLKSNILSSNTNSPLASSSSSSTSSNIGTSSSGSNSLQLNNSNSTTSSSSNQQQIPAPPPPPPTASAPSQAPTANTSTTAAVA from the exons atgaataaagTTTTACCCTGGGagcattttgaaaatctttataaa GAACTTATAGGTCAAAATAGTAACGATAGTTCTAGTGGTGGTGGCCACAGTGGTTTAGGATCTGGTCCACCGGGTACACCAAATCCGCAGCAAGTTATACGTCCCACACCCTCACCCACGGGCTCTTCGGGTTCACGTTCTATGTCTCCAGCAGTGG caCAAAATCATCCTATATCGCGACCCTCTAGTAATCAATCTAGCAGTGGTCCCATGCAACAGCCAGGAGGTGGTCCTCCCGGACCACCATCTCAACAAACATCGCAACAACAGCAATCTCAACAAGGTCCGGGAGTTCCAAACTCTTCCTCGTCGGCAAGTAATTCGcctcaacagcagcagcaacaacagggACCGCCCTCTGGCGCGTCAGGTGGCCCACCTAGTTCCCAGCAACAGCCACCACCGCCACCAAATCAGAATGTCAATAATCTGCCCTCACAGCCATTACCTCCACAGGGTCCTGGTGGTGGCCCTGGTGGCTATCCCTTACCGCCTCATATGCATGGCAGCTATAAGTTGGGCGGCCAAAGTCCTGGTCCTCAGGGCATGCTTTCTGGTTACCCGCCACCACCGCCTCAGCAAGCTCAACAATACTCTCAAGGAAGCTATCCACCACGACCACAATATCCTCCAGGTGGTTATGCTCCCACACCACCTCCATCTAGCCAAGCATCCGGTGCTAATAGTATGCCACCGGGCAGTGGTCCCCAGCAGTATCCGGGCGGCCGGCCCATGCCCAACCACAGTGGCCCCGGTCAATATCCACCCTATCAGAATTGGGTACCACCCTCGCCACAACAAGGTGGCCCTGGTGGTCCACCACCCGGTGGTCCTGGAGGTCCTGGTGCTGCGGCCATGGGTAATCATGTTCAGGGCAAAGGCACACCACCTCCACCACAAGGCAGTGGCTCTCCAAGACCCCTTAACTATCTAAAACAACATTTACAACATAAAGGCGGTTATCCCGGTGGTCCGGGCGGTCCTCCACAAGGCTATGGCAATGGTCCTGGTATGCATCCCGGTATGCCTATGGGACCACCACATCACATGGGTCCACCACATGGTCCTACCACCATGGGACCTCCGCCCTCTACACCGCCGCAATCGATGATGGTTGGTGCTGGTGGTGAAACGAGTAGCAGTGGTGCTGGTGGTCCTCCACCACCGCCAGATCATATATCACAAGATAATGGTCTAAGTTCGAGTTCATCGAGTTCGGCGCCTGGTGGTCCACAACATCCTGTGACATCGGTGGTGACTACGGGTCCAGATGGTGCTCCTATGGATGAGGCCAGTCAGCAGAGTACAATATCAAATGCATCAGCAG CTTCTGCTGAAGATCCCCAATGTACTACACCAAAATCGCGCAAAAATGATCCCTATGGTCAAAGCCATTTAGCACCACCAAGCACCTCTCCCGGTGGTATAGGAGCTGGACCACATCCTGGTCATCCAGGAGAAGATTATGAAATGAATTCACCACCCAATTGGGCAAGAACGCCAGCCAGTCCG GGTTTCAATAGTCATGTTCCTCAACAAGATACTTTCCGTACAACGGCCACACCCGTTACCACAGTCGTCTCAGCGTCTGCCAAGAAATCCGATAGTCTTTGTAAACTTTACGAAATGGATGATAATCCCGATCGTCGAGGTTGGCTTGATAAATTGCGAGCATTTATGGATGAGCGGCGTACCCCAATAACAGCCTGTCCAACCATCTCGAAACAACCGCTCGATCTTTATCGTTTATATTTGTACGTTAAAGAACGAGGCGGATTCGTCGAGGTATGCAAG gtaacaaaaagtaaaacttgGAAAGATATTGCCGGTCTATTGGGTATTGGTGCAAGTAGTAGTGCTGCGTATACGTTACGTAAACACTATACGAAAAATCTATTGGCATTTGAGTGTCATTTTGATCGTGGTGATATAGATCCATTACCGATAATACAACAAGTAGAGGCTGGTACAAAGAAAAAATCAACCAAAGCAGCTTCAGTACCGTCGCCAg CTGTTGTAAATATTATAGCTGGTTCATCAAATTCACAAGATTCATTCCCAGCCCCTGGTGGTGCTGCCAATACATCGATGGATGGTTATCCACAATATCCAGGTAGTTATCCCGGTGGTCCGGGACCACAGCCAGATTATGGTGCGGCTGGACAAATGCCACGACCACCATCACAAAGTAATGCGCAAAGTCCACATCCAG GTTCTCCTTATCCTGGACAACCCGGAGCTTACGGACAATATGGTTCAGGTGATCAATACAATGCAACCGGCCCTCCTGCCCAGTTTGGCCAGCAACAGGGCCAATTTCCGCCTCAAAATCGTAACATGTACCCTCCCTATGGACCCGAGGGAGAAGC ACCACCTTCTGGCTCGAATCAATATGGTCCTTATGGAAATCGTCCATATAGTCAACCACCTCCCGGTGGTTCTCAGACCCCTACTCCTCCTGGTGCTCCTACAGCTGCTGGCGGTCCTCCACAAGGTGGTCCTCCAGCACCTGGTAGCTCCCCATATCCTCCACCCGGTGCTCCTGGCCAACAAGAATATTATAGGCCTCCAGATCAG ggACCTCAGCCACGACGTCATCCAGATTTTGTTAAAGACTCACAGCCATATCCTGGCTATAATGCACGACCACAGCTTTATG GTGGTTGGCAAGGTGGTTCGAATCAATATCGTAATCAATATCCATCATCTCCATCGCCTCAAGCATGGGGTGGAGCACCGCCACGAACCTCAGCTCCACCGACTGGTCCATTGGGACCACCGGGTCAACAACAGCCACCATCTGCCGGTGCCGCTCAATGGGATCAGCATCGTTATCCTccacagcagcaacagcagccacCACCtccacaacagcaacagcagcagcaacaacagcaacaacaacaacagcagcaacagccaCAACCACCctatcagcagcagcaacaacaacaaggacAACAGCAACCCACACCACCACAGTGGGCACAAATGGGTGGAGCTGGCACTGGCGCACCTGGAGCACCACCAAGTGGTGCGCCAGGATCTCCTTTAAGGCCTCCCAGTGCTGGTCAACAACAACGTATGCCCACCAGCGGCGGTCCTGGTGTTAATATGAATATGGGCGTAGGACCTGGAGTGGGTCCTCAAGCCGGGCCACCAGGGGCACCTCCCAACACTAATAATGCTTCGTCAGGTAGTGTTCAAATGCCTCCCGGCAGTATGGGTAAACCGCCTTTCTCCATGCCTCCACCACCACAGGCTGGCGGTGGTAGTAATGTTGCTGTTCCGCCAGGCAATAACCAAGGACCTGCTGGCACTGGCATCATGCCTCCCGGCGTCATGGGCACTCAGCAAAAGCCAATGGGTGTAGTAGGTGGTCCCGGTGTAGTGTCGGGTAATGTTCCACCACAACCCCAACAGCCGCAGCAGCCACCACAAGCATTCGCTCCTCCCATAGGTCCTGCTGCTCAATTGATCAAGAAGGAAATCGTATTTCCACCCGATAGTGTGGAGGCTACCACACCGGTATTATACAAACGTAAACGCTTAAATAAGGCTGATGTTTGTCCCGTCGATCCTTGGCGTTTATTTATGGCCATGCGTTCGGGACTTTTAACCGAGTGTACTTGGGCTTTGGACGTTCTAAATGTCCTGCTGTTTGACGATTCAACAGTACAATACTTTGGACTATCACATTTGCCCGGTTTATTAACACTGCTGCTGGAGCATTTCCAAAGGAATCTCGCCGATATGTTTAACGAGGAGGAGAACAATGAACAGAAACAATTAGCCAGCAGTgttaaaaatgctaaaaagatCAATAGCAAGCGCAGCATATTGCACAGCAGCATGCGCAAACGAGCTAGCGAGGTCGTCACCATTAAACAAGAAGATGATTTACACAAACACAGCAGCAGATTACATGACAATACAGCATGCGATTATGACATGGAAAACGAACGTTTATTCGCTGAGGATGAGCATCATATGCTGGATGACTCTGATGAAGACGAAGGCATTGATTTGGGTCAAGTTAAAAATCAAGCCAACCCCGATGAACGTGTGATATTACTGGCCCATACACCCAACTACACAATGATGTCGCGTAAAGGTCTGCCTGTGCGACTACAGCCTGCCGAACAAGACATTTTTATAACCGATGGCCTCAAGTCGTGGGACATTGAGTTTAGTGGCAACTATGAGGAGACTGCGCCGGTGGGTAGCAATGCCTGGACCTATGGCTTTACCGATCCAGATATAAATGCGGGCATTATTGATGTGTTCAAGTCAGAATTTGTAGACATTCCATTTGCCCGTTACATCAAAGGCAGCCAACGCAACGGCATCAACAGTTGCAAAACGAAGACTAAAGACAGCATGGTGAAACAAGTAAAAGCAGAAGAACAAGAAAAGGAGCAGGAAAGCAAACAGCCCAAGTTAGAGCAAAGTGATAAAGTTCTGGAAGCTGCGCCAGCAGATGAAGAAGAGGATGAAGCCGAAGCTAGACAGCAACAGAATACTTTCAATAAGAAACGAAGACTTTTCCATAACTCCGTTTTGAATGCCAACCCCAACACCAGCCACAACAGCACTAACAGCGAAACAGCTGCTGGTGATACACAAGCCCTAGAACCTAGTGAAGCCAAGAAAACTAAGCTGGATGAACAAGACAAAACTGTTGAAATAAAACGAGAGGAAGACAGTGAAATGACAGCAGCTACAGCTCCCTCAGACAGTGATTGTCGAGAGGTAGATATGGAATTGGAAACAATCCAAACCACCAAAGACACGGCCACATCGAAACAGCAAAAATTCGATCCCAAGTCAACAATAAGAGACCCAGCTTTAGTGCTGCAACGCCGTCGTTCCTCGTCGTCGCTCGAAGACGAATGCAATACCCGCGATGAGTCTAGTTTGTATTTGGTCAACGAAAGCCAGGATTCAATGGCTCGTCGTTGCATCTGCATTTCAAATATATTCCGCAACTTGAGTTTTGTGCCCGGTAACGAAACAATTCTAGCCAAATCCTCCAGATTCCTGGCAGTGCTGGGTCGTCTTCTGCTGCTCAATCATGAGCATTTGCCGAGAACACCTAAGAACCGCAACTACGACCGAGGCACCGAGGAAGACACTGATTTCTCTGATTCTTGCAGTTCGCTGCAGGGAGAACGCGAATGGTGGTGGGAATACTTGATTAGTATACGTGAAAATATGCTGGTAATAATGGCTAACATAGCGGGTCACTTGGACCTATCGCGCTATGAAGAGCTGATAGCCCGGCCCCTGATTGATGGTCTATTGCACTGGGCTGTATGCCCTAGTGCCCATGGCCAAGATCCCTTCCCCTCGTGCGGTCCTGCTTCCTCGCTTTCACCCCAAAGACTTGCCCTGGAGGCTCTGTGTAAGCTGTGTGTCACCGACAACAATGTCGATCTAGTGATTGCCACACCACCCCACTCTAGACTAGAAAAACTATGTGCTGTACTAACGCGTCACTTGTGCCGCAACGAAGACCAAGTGCTAAGAGAATTTTCGGTTAATCTCCTACATTATTTGGCAGCCGCTGATAGTGCCATGGCCCGAACGGTGGCCCTACAGTCGCCCTGCATCTCCTACTTGGTGGCCTTCATCGAGCAAGCCGAACAAACTGCTTTGGGAGTGGCCAACCAACATGGCATCAACTATTTGCGTGAAAATCCAGATTCGATGGGTACTAGTTTAGACATGTTAAGACGAGCTGCGGGTACGCTGCTGCATTTAGCCAAACATCCCGACAACCGATCTCTATTCATGCAACAAGAACAAAGACTTTTAGGTCTGGTCATGTCACATATACTGGATCAACAGGTGGCTTTGATAATTTCTCGAGTACTATTCCAAGTATCGCGAGGACCCGGCACCAGCGCTAATTCACTCGAATACAGACTGCAACAGAAACAGTTGCAGCAAAAAATGCAAGAGACAGCAGCAAACGAAAAGAAGTCACAGGGATTAGGTTTAAACTCCTCCTCTACATCTGCGACGGCTACAATGACGATGTCAATGTCAAACTCGCTATTGGCGAGCAAAGAGTCAAATAACACTGCGACAGAACTTAAAATTGAATCTGTGAAATCAGAGGCTCATGAGACGACATCTATGTCCAGCAATGATGCTGCAAACAATGTAGGAAGTGCGGAAAGTGGTGGCGGTGTGACAGCAACAGAAACAGCTGTAGCTAACGTCAGCAAACCCTCCTCATCCTCCATGATAATGTCCGCCGATGAAAATAGCAACAGCAGTTCACAGATAACACCTTCGGCTGCCTTCAACGATGTCAGCAATAGTAGTACAAATAGCAATAGTTGTGGTACTGCAGCCAGTTCTCACAGTAGTCTTAGTCAGAATAGCATGAATAGTTCCATGGGCGGTTGCAGCAATAATAGCAGTTCCAACAATGCCGCCGCTCTGCATCATCTACAAGCAAATAATAGCAGCAGTAGTATGACAACGTCAGCAGCTATGGCTGCAGCTGTGACGCCACCAACTACGGCGGAACACTTGAAGAGTAATATTTTAAGTTCAAACACCAATTCTCCATTGGCcagcagcagtagtagtagCACTAGCAGTAATATTGGTACAAGCAGTAGTGGTAGTAATAGTTTACAATTAAACAATAGTAATTCGACGACAAGCTCCTCATCTAATCAGCAACAGATACCAGCACCGCCGCCACCACCACCCACGGCATCAGCGCCATCGCAAGCTCCAACTGCAAATACCTCAACGACCGCAGCGGTTGCGTAG